One Glycine soja cultivar W05 chromosome 2, ASM419377v2, whole genome shotgun sequence genomic region harbors:
- the LOC114401494 gene encoding pentatricopeptide repeat-containing protein At5g64320, mitochondrial, with product MLKTFKLSIHVNRTMLLCFKIPSFPLCTSAPETNFNDHNEAESSSSSSSSSDNETEWERLLKPFDLKQLRRSLSLTPISPFQLCKLLELPLDIPTSMELFQRAGAQKGYSHTFDACYLLIDKLGAVGDFKVIEKLLKQMKDEGLLFKESLFILIMKHYGKAGLPGQATRLLLDMWGVYSCDPTFKSYNVVLDILVDGDCPRVAPNVFYDMLSRGVSPTVYTFGVVMKALCMVSEVDSACSLLRDMAKHGCVPNSVIYQTLIHALCENNRVSEALQLLEDMFLMCCEPDVQTFNDVIHGLCRAGRIHEAAKLLDRMLLRGFSTDALTYGYLMHGLCRMGQVDEARALLNKIPNPNTVLYNTLISGYVASGRFEEAKDLLYNNMVIAGYEPDAYTFNIMIDGLVKKGYLVSALELLNEMVAKRFEPNVITYTILINGFCKQGRLEEAAEIVNSMSAKGLSLNTVGYNCLICALCKDGNIEEALQLFGEMSGKGCKPDIYTFNSLINGLCKNHKMEEALSLYHDMFLEGVIANTVTYNTLVHAFLMRDSIQQAFKLVDEMLFRGCPLDNITYNGLIKALCKTGAVEKGLGLFEEMLGKGIFPTIISCNILISGLCRTGKVNDALKFLQDMIHRGLTPDIVTYNSLINGLCKMGHVQEASNLFNKLQSEGIRPDAITYNTLISRHCHEGMFNDACLLLYKGVDSGFIPNEVTWSILINYIVKKIPWGARFSKDFTVECGVSFP from the coding sequence ATGTTGAAAACATTCAAGTTATCAATCCATGTCAATAGAACCATGCTACTTTGCTTCAAAATCCCTTCTTTCCCACTTTGCACCTCTGCCCCTGAAACCAATTTCAATGATCACAATGAAGCCgagagtagtagtagtagtagtagtagtagtgacAATGAGACAGAGTGGGAGAGATTGCTCAAACCCTTTGACCTCAAACAGCTTAGGAGGTCACTCTCGCTCACCCCAATTAGCCCATTTCAGCTTTGTAAATTGTTGGAGCTCCCTCTTGACATTCCCACTTCAATGGAACTGTTTCAAAGGGCTGGTGCGCAAAAGGGTTATTCTCACACCTTTGATGCTTGCTATCTCTTAATTGATAAGCTTGGGGCTGTTGGGGACTTCAAAGTTATAGAGAAGTTGTTGAAGCAAATGAAGGATGAAGGCCTTCTGTTTAAAGAATCACTCTTTATATTGATTATGAAGCATTATGGTAAGGCTGGATTGCCTGGCCAAGCAACTAGGCTTTTGTTGGACATGTGGGGTGTTTATTCCTGTGACCCAACTTTTAAGTCTTACAATGTTGTGTTGGATATTCTGGTTGATGGAGATTGCCCTAGGGTGGCACCTAATGTTTTCTATGACATGTTGAGTCGAGGTGTTTCTCCGACCGTGTATACATTTGGGGTGGTCATGAAAGCCTTGTGTATGGTTAGTGAGGTTGATTCAGCTTGCTCACTTTTGAGGGACATGGCGAAGCACGGCTGTGTTCCAAATTCGGTCATTTACCAGACCCTGATTCATGCTCTTTGCGAAAACAACAGAGTGAGTGAAGCATTGCAGCTTTTGGAGGACATGTTTCTAATGTGCTGTGAGCCTGATGTTCAGACCTTCAATGATGTCATCCACGGCCTCTGCAGGGCTGGTCGGATTCACGAGGCAGCGAAGTTGCTTGATAGAATGCTCCTTCGAGGTTTCAGCACCGATGCTCTGACTTATGGATATTTAATGCATGGGTTGTGCAGAATGGGGCAAGTTGATGAAGCGAGGGCGTTGCTGAACAAAATTCCCAACCCCAATACTGTGCTCTATAATACATTAATTAGTGGATATGTTGCCAGTGGAAGGTTTGAAGAAGCCAAGGATCTTCTATACAATAACATGGTAATTGCAGGTTATGAGCCTGATGCCTACACGTTTAACATAATGATTGATGGACTAGTCAAGAAAGGGTATTTGGTCTCTGCTCTTGAATTATTAAATGAGATGGTAGCAAAACGGTTTGAGCCAAATGTGATCACATACACAATATTGATAAATGGTTTCTGCAAGCAAGGCCGATTAGAGGAAGCTGCTGAAATTGTGAATAGCATGTCAGCCAAGGGTCTGAGTCTGAATACAGTGGGGTACAATTGCTTGATTTGTGCACTGTGCAAGGATGGGAATATTGAAGAAGCTTTACAGCTTTTTGGTGAAATGTCTGGCAAAGGATGTAAACCTGacatttatacatttaattctttaataaatGGACTTTGCAAGAATCATAAGATGGAAGAGGCCTTGAGTTTATATCATGACATGTTCTTGGAGGGTGTTATTGCTAACACTGTAACATACAACACGTTGGTTCATGCATTTCTTATGAGAGATTCTATCCAACAAGCATTTAAGCTTGTTGATGAAATGCTATTTAGAGGGTGCCCTCTTGACAATATTACATATAACGGCCTTATCAAAGCTCTGTGTAAAACTGGGGCAGTTGAAAAAGGATTGGGATTGTTTGAAGAAATGCTTGGGAAAGGGATTTTTCCTACTATTATCTCTTGCAATATACTGATCAGTGGCTTGTGTAGAACTGGAAAAGTAAATGACGCTCTAAAATTTCTTCAGGATATGATTCATCGTGGTTTGACTCCAGATATAGTCACTTATAACAGCTTGATCAATGGGCTTTGCAAGATGGGTCATGTTCAAGAGGCATCAAACCTTTTTAACAAGTTACAAAGTGAAGGAATTCGTCCTGATGCTATTACATATAACACACTGATCAGTAGGCACTGTCATGAGGGTATGTTTAATGATGCGTGTCTGCTTTTATATAAAGGCGTAGATAGCGGGTTCATTCCTAATGAAGTCACTTGGTCAATACTGATAAATTATATTGTGAAAAAAATACCATGGGGAGCAAGATTTTCTAAGGATTTTACGGTGGAATGTGGAGTTTCTTTTCCTTGA
- the LOC114401502 gene encoding uncharacterized protein LOC114401502, which produces MAFSTNRDQTPKSDSTNPCCELWKKKYSKTQESRNALRQAVKVLEQKINEIQSRYNKVCGAKVEREEKLGEFVAARVHLESETFSLESQIVTPITNQGRGGDGNENRTLQSDWEKEIGRLKELIEVEKGRADSERKNATEACKLLENEKNKVVEKEKEIGGLKRLIEAEKRRADSESKKAAEACKMVGDEKNKVVEKEKEIVGLKRLIEAEKRRADSESKKASEACKLVGDEKNKAAEKEEGIRRLKGIMEVEKRKNDSERKEDTEACKLLGEEKKKVAEKEKEIGRLKGCIEEKKRRVDSERKKATEACKLLEEEKNKAAVKGEIARIEAEKAVKYSFQIGQLEKQVNEAKTKLVSEISTFREATKKFEAENHKLLAEKRNAESGMAKANERLEVEKQKVNEEKRRADAEMVKLEKQKALAKDNWNKFMKEKCLADQMSQQLEEDKKTIEDLKRKIHELSSLTKPVEMAADSKVNADSTEVKLLKNKLKLEKLRAKHTRQKYKLETSRYSILRHDLGRLKMDFIQFLQRLDILDASFSPVAGSMHGQTKFENILDMQNSNVTRQICNLNLSETCRQFENELLEPCCTTIYASDPLRKNIQNTQLLTPGGNYSEKSITGIGSKLEPLVRGSDRTKLQSSAVNSSTESFSDGQLMGSQDAAIFPVTASAKLTQDCKPPDKSVDVHHRKRKRMQDTIEYNANLSPEKLSDLHGLIYRKVGKCLEGGKEVLHNLNNLQEENKRAHKKRKKSRREKVDMIPLVNRDEQKGAEEAETEVYDDANVCRHTSCLAPHTLETSEACGDRICDAANNFDSMVNFDTVPDGNYMKLLELEDATSEECYRKAMDFPISPSLPEIEFCDTFEEGNLTNTSLEKALQDDMLSSRTDLFTSPYLNVINVEINSNEQKCDDCGVSCNLHMRITEKPRTAFSVEDVIGSLNNQLPEFCVVFSNIEDNSIISRILVATKNCIARCNLASQTGWGVANILTALKMEEKLSQKEKVSVLLTLMMFNFAMTATKTFGKLWDGNLFHCLQSYSEHICTVMSVAETRVLFVENYSLHELLSLIEDFLIEGKVIVNNRVYAETLSCDLRVNDFLDCVNQVSSDVASSEQLAAASIILASVCAATDYVGFICDASYHILQSCKWDSLMVLTILHIFAYLGGEKFFNMDNFGLMVTVLKSLVMFLEDESPSVASACLPSINQLHAELCMNVKCPFLEGVESIDAVACLLLEEIKRINLSDSRLMSDNYDAELWYNQDAIQCTISKNCDVPCLRKFSIFATQPDALRNVNFCRLNDVLSLVELVSNKMSWHWADIKLVPQLLNILDSCVEENFAVRIIVLLGQLGRTGVDFGGYEDKGVGNLRCYLFTYFCRTSSMKAGLSLQVAAATALFGLLPLDFETLFHTKINLSAYSKSVSDNAESLRKWFSGLDKDQQKLLSDVFNM; this is translated from the exons ATGGCATTCTCAACGAATCGAGATCAGACTCCCAAATCTGACTCCACGAACCCCTGCTGTGAACTC TGGAAGAAGAAGTACTCGAAGACCCAAGAATCGCGGAATGCTCTGCGACAAGCCGTCAAGGTTCTTGAACAAAAAATTAACGAAATCCAGTCCCGCTACAACAAAG TATGTGGGGCCAAAGTGGAAAGAGAGGAAAAATTGGGAGAATTTGTTGCTGCTAGGGTGCATTTAGAGAGTGAAACTTTCAGCTTGGAGTCTCAGATTGTTACTCCCATAACAAACCAGGGACGTGGCGGGGATGGAAATGAGAATAGGACCTTACAATCTGATTGGGAAAAGGAAATTGGTAGATTGAAGGAGCTTATAGAAGTGGAGAAGGGAAGGGCTGATTCTGAGAGGAAGAATGCTACTGAAGCTTGCAAGTTactagagaatgagaagaataaGGTTgttgaaaaggaaaaggaaattgGTGGATTGAAGAGGCTTATAGAGGCAGAGAAGAGAAGGGCTGATTCTGAGAGCAAGAAAGCTGCTGAAGCTTGCAAGATGGTAGGGGATGAGAAGAATAAGGTTgttgaaaaggaaaaggaaattgTTGGATTGAAGAGGCTTATAGAGGCAGAGAAGAGAAGGGCTGATTCTGAGAGCAAGAAAGCTTCTGAAGCTTGCAAGTTGGTAGGGGATGAGAAGAATAAGGCTGCTGAAAAGGAGGAGGGAATCCGTAGATTGAAGGGGATTATGGAGGTGGAGAAGAGAAAGAATGATTCTGAGAGGAAGGAAGACACTGAAGCATGCAAGTTACttggagaagagaagaaaaaggttgctgaaaaggaaaaggaaattgGTAGATTGAAGGGGTGTATAgaggagaagaagagaagggtTGATTCTGAGAGGAAGAAAGCTACTGAAGCTTGCAAGTTactagaagaagagaagaataaggCTGCCGTAAAGGGGGAGATTGCCAGAATTGAAGCAGAGAAGGCAGTGAAGTATAGTTTTCAGATTGGTCAATTAGAGAAACAGGTTAATGAAGCAAAAACAAAGTTGGTGTCTGAGATTTCTACGTTTAGAGAGGCAACCAAAAAGTTTGAAGCTGAAAACCACAAACTATTAGCAGAGAAAAGAAATGCTGAGTCGGGGATGGCAAAAGCGAATGAAAGGTTAGaggttgaaaaacaaaaggtcaATGAGGAAAAAAGGCGTGCAGATGCAGAGATGGTTAAATTAGAGAAGCAGAAGGCGCTTGCTAAGGATAACTGGAACAAGTTCATGAAAGAGAAATGTCTTGCTGATCAGATGTCTCAGCAGTTAGAAGAGGATAAGAAGACGATTGAGGATTTGAAACGGAAGATCCATGAACTCTCATCCTTGACAAAACCTGTTGAAATGGCTGCTGACAGCAAGGTCAATGCTGATAGTACAGAAGTGaagcttttgaaaaacaaacttAAGCTTGAAAAGCTAAGAGCAAAACATACCAGGCAAAAATATAAGTTAGAAACAAGTCGTTACAGTATTTTACGGCATGATTTAGGTCGTCTAAAGATGGATTTCATTCAATTTCTACAACGCCTTGATATACTGGATGCATCCTTTTCACCTGTCGCTGGAAGTATGCATGGCCAAACAAAG TTTGAGAATATACTAGATATGCAGAATTCAAATGTCACGAGACAAATTTGCAATCTAAATTTGTCTGAGACATGTCGCCAATTTGAGAATGAGCTTCTGGAACCCTGCTGCACAACAATTTATGCAAGTGACCCATTGAGGAAAAACATACAGAACACTCAACTCCTCACTCCAGGTGGAAATTACTCTGAAAAATCCATCACAGGTATTGGTTCTAAATTGGAGCCTCTTGTTAGAGGATCAGACAGAACAAAGTTACAGAGTTCTGCAGTAAATTCCAGTACAGAATCTTTTTCTGATGGACAGTTGATGGGCTCACAGGATGCAGCCATTTTCCCAGTTACTGCATCAGCAAAATTAACTCAGGACTGCAAGCCACCTGACAAATCTGTTGATGTGCACCACAGGAAGAGGAAAAGAATGCAGGACACAATTGAATATAATGCAAATTTATCTCCTGAGAAACTCTCTGATTTGCATGGTTTGATTTATAGAAAAGTTGGCAAATGCTTAGAAGGAGGAAAAGAGGTGCTTCATAATCTGAATAATTTACAGGAAGAGAATAAAAGGgcccacaaaaagagaaagaaatctCGTAGAGAAAAAGTGGACATGATACCTTTGGTTAACAGGGATGAgcaaaagggcgcagaagagGCCGAGACTGAGGTCTATGACGATGCAAATGTCTGTAGACATACTTCCTGCCTTGCTCCACATACTTTAGAAACCTCTGAAGCATGTGGGGATAGGATATGTGATGCTGCGAATAATTTCGATTCGATGGTTAATTTTGATACCGTGCCTGATGgaaattatatgaaattattagaATTAGAAGATGCTACCAGTGAGGAATGCTATAGAAAAGCAATGGATTTTCCCATTTCTCCATCTCTtcctgaaattgaattttgtgaCACATTTGAAGAGGGTAATTTGACGAATACGTCTCTAGAGAAAGCACTCCAAGATGACATGTTGAGTTCAAGAACAGACCTGTTTACTTCACCTTACCTCAATGTAATTAATGTTGAAATCAATTCTAACGAACAAAAATGTGATGATTGCGGAGTTTCTTGTAATTTACATATGCGCATTACAGAAAAGCCAAGGACAGCTTTTTCGGTGGAGGATGTAATTGGATCATTAAACAATCAACTTCCTGAATTTTGTGTTGTCTTTTCAAATATTGAGGACAATAGTATCATATCTAGGATACTTGTTGCTACAAAAAATTGTATAGCTCGGTGCAATTTGGCTTCTCAAACAGGCTGGGGGGTTGCTAACATTCTGACTGCActtaaaatggaagaaaagctCTCACAGAA GGAGAAGGTTTCAGTACTGTTAACACTTATGATGTTCAACTTTGCCATGACTGCAACAAAGACATTTGGAAAACTCTGGGATGGGAATTTATTCCACTGCTTGCAATCTTATTCTGAACATATTTGCACAG TTATGTCTGTTGCAGAGACAAGAGTCCTGTTTGTAGAGAATTATTCTTTGCATGAGCTGCTTAGCCTCATTGAAGATTTTCTTATTGAGGGAAAAGTAATAGTAAACAATAGAGTATATGCTGAAACTTTGTCTTGTGATTTGAGAGTTAATGATTTTCTGGATTGTGTTAATCAAGTATCATCCGATGTAGCTTCAAGTGAACAATTGGCGGCAGCAAGTATTATATTAGCATCAGTATGTGCTGCAACTGATTATGTTGGATTTATTTGTGATGCTTCATATCATATTCTTCAGTCATGCAAGTGGGATTCTCTGATGGTGCTGACTATTCTCCATATTTTTGCTTATTTGGGCGGAGAGAAGTTTTTTAACATGGATAATTTTGGATTAATGGTGACCGTTTTGAAGTCTCTAGTTATGTTTCTTGAGGATGAGAGCCCATCTGTTGCATCTGCCTGTCTTCCTTCAATAAATCAGCTGCATGCTGAGTTGTGTATGAATGTTAAATGCCCATTCTTGGAAGGTGTTGAATCCATTGATGCAGTTGCATGCTTGCTCTTGGAAGAGATAAAGCGAATAAATTTGTCTGATTCCAGATTAATGTCAGACAATTATGATGCTGAACTATGGTATAATCAGGATGCAATTCAATGTACCATTAGCAAGAACTGTGATGTGCCCTGTTTGAGAAAATTCTCGATTTTTGCTACTCAACCAGATGCCCTTAGGAACGTCAATTTTTGTCGCCTGAATGACGTCCTGTCATTGGTGGAACTGGTTTCAAACAAAATG AGCTGGCACTGGGCTGATATCAAACTTGTTCCTCAGCTTCTGAATATACTCGACTCGTGTGTAGAGGAGAACTTTGCTGTTCGGATAATTGTTCTTCTTGGTCAACTTGGGAG GACTGGAGTAGATTTTGGTGGATATGAAGATAAAGGAGTTGGAAACCTGAGATGTTATTTGTTTACTTATTTTTGCCGCACCTCTTCCATGAAAGCAGGTCTTTCTCTTCAAGTTGCTGCTGCCACTGCTCTGTTTGGCCTTCTTCCTCTTGATTTTGAAACCCTTTTTCAtactaaaatcaatctttcagcATATTCTAAATCGGTTTCTGACAATGCTGAAAGTTTGAGGAAGTGGTTCTCTGGGCTGGATAAAGATCAACAGAAATTGCTATCTGATGTATTTAACatgtaa
- the LOC114401509 gene encoding polyamine oxidase 2-like, translating to MESRFKSNPQLRRGLCCANDDKQQERSPSVIVIGGGMAGIAAARALQDASFQVILLESRERPGGRIHTDYSFGFPVDLGASWLHGVCPENPLAPLIGKLGLPLYRTSEDNSVLYDHDLESYALFDMDGNQVPQELVTKIGKIFGAILEETNNVREEFSEDMSILRALSIVFERKPELRLEGLSHKVLQWYLCRMEGWFATDADTISLKCWDQEVLLPGGHGLMVRGYQPVINTLAKGLDIRLGHRVTKIVRQYNEVKVTVENGKTFVADAAIVAVPLGVLKAKSIKFEPKLPDWKEAAISDIGVGIENKIILHFKNVFWPNVEFLGVVAETSYGCSYFLNLHKAMGRPVLVYMPAGQLAKDIEKMSDEAAANFAFMQLKKILPDASSPIQYLVSRWGTDINTLGSYSYDAVGKPHDLYEKLRVPVDNLFFAGEATSMLYTGSVHGAYSTGMMAAEDCRMRVLERYGELDLFPPVGDVSVIPLQISRL from the exons GCCTTTGCTGTGCAAATGATGACAAGCAGCAGGAGAGGTCCCCATCTGTTATTGTCATTGGAGGTGGCATGGCTGGGATTGCTGCTGCTCGGGCACTTCAAGATGCCTCATTTCAG GTTATTCTTCTAGAATCACGGGAAAGACCTGGTGGCCGAATTCACACTGATTACTCATTTGGCTTTCCTGTTGACCTTGGTGCATCGTG GCTGCATGGAGTTTGCCCAGAGAATCCACTGGCTCCATTGATTGGGAAGTTGGGACTACCTCTTTACCGTACTAGTGAGGATAATTCTGTCCTTTATGACCACGATTTGGAAAG CTATGCACTTTTTGATATGGATGGGAATCAAGTTCCCCAAGAATTGGTAACAAAAATTGGTAAAATATTTGGAGCGATTTTAGAAGAG ACAAATAATGTACGAGAGGAATTCAGTGAAGACATGTCCATACTCCGTGCACTTTCaattgtttttgaaagaaaacCAGAATTGAG GTTAGAAGGGCTTTCCCACAAGGTGCTACAGTGGTATTTATGCAGAATGGAGGGCTGGTTTGCTACAGATGCTGATACCATATCACTGAAATGTTGGGATCAG GAAGTATTACTACCTGGTGGTCATGGTCTTATGGTCAGGGGTTACCAGCCTGTTATAAATACCCTAGCCAAGGGTCTTGATATTCGCCTGGGACATAG ggtaaCAAAAATAGTTAGGCAATATAATGAAGTAAAGGTGACAGTGGAAAATGGGAAAACATTTGTTGCAGACGCCGCTATTGTTGCTGTACCTCTTGGGGTGCTGAAGGCAAAGAGCATAAAGTTTGAGCCAAAGCTACCAGACTGGAAAGAAGCTGCCATTTCTGATATTGGGGTTGGGattgagaataaaataattttacactttaaaaatgttttctggCCTAATGTAGAATTCTTAGGAGTAGTTGCAGAGACATCTTATGGATGCAGCTACTTTCTTAATCTCCACAAGGCTATGGGTCGTCCTGTCCTTGTTTACATGCCTGCTGGGCAGCTGGCCAAAGACATTGAGAAAATGTCTGATGAAGCAGCTGCTAACTTTGCTTTCATGCAGCTCAAAAAGATCCTTCCAGATGCTTCTTCACcg ATTCAGTATCTTGTGTCTCGATGGGGTACAGATATTAATACACTAGGTTCCTATAGCTATGATGCAGTTGGGAAACCACATGATCTGTATGAGAAGCTACGGGTTCCTGTAGACAATTTATTCTTTGCAGGGGAAGCAACAAGTATGTTGTATACGGGGTCTGTGCATGGTGCATACTCTACTGGAATGATGGCTGCTGAGGACTGCAGGATGCGTGTCCTGGAGCGTTATGGGGAGCTAGATTTGTTCCCGCCGGTGGGAGATGTTTCAGTGATACCCCTCCAGATCTCTCGTTTGTAA